AAGACCGAGAATTTTTGGTCGGCGATTGGGTATACCTAAAATTGCATCCATATCGCCAAACAACTCTTGCCTTGCGAAAATTCCAAAAGCTTGCGCCCAGGTATTATGGACCATATCAAATTGTCCATAGGATAGGAAGGGCTGCTTATAAATTGGCTTTCCCTGAGGGATCCAAAATTCACTCAACCTTCCATGTCTCTCTTCTCAAGAAACGCATCGGTGAACGCCAACCGTCCAAGAAGATGAGACTCTTCAACCATACCCTCAAGCTGTTTTAGAGCATCGAGTCCACAAGAGGAAGCCTCAAGTTTTGATTCATTGGCAGGGACTCTCCCCAACTGAAGCTACTTGGGAAAACGAAGAGGCGATGCGCATGCAATTCCCTATTTTCGGACTTGAGGACAAGTCCACACTCAAGGGAAATGGAACTTGATACATGCTTCCTATGCGTGGCCATGTATTGGATCATTGGGAGTGGGCAGTTGCTAGTAGTTAATTAGTAGTGGGGTAAGTTATGTGATGAGTCGTAATATTATGTGAGAGTTGTTTATTTGGGTCATTATTTTATGTGGGAGCTTATGCAATGGGTTGCTATTGTACATGGGGGAGGTTGGTAGTATGTGAAGTGATTATAGGGAGAGGTAGTGGGAATGGTTCAGTTATGATGTACTGTTTTAAATATATGGTTAGCAGAAAGGAAGGTATGATTTTAGTGCTTTATCTACTTAAGAGTAGGGAGGTCAGGCTTCCTCAATTAAGCCATCTCTTAGAGTTTATTTTGCACCAAACTCTTCCTTGCCGTTGTCCTTACACTAATTCCTTTCCATACCCTAACAAAACATCATAGGTAAGAAGGGTGCGGCTACGTATATACCATAGAACCTCTAGGGACGGTATAAACAGAAGATTCCCAATTTCAACTAGATCATGCTTAAATTGTTGGGGGATGCAATCCTTCAGTAGCACCAACAAATATGCATATCTCGAGCCAAAGCATGGAACACAAACTTCAAATAGAGTTTCATCAGTTGATTGCATTTTCTCTTCCAAAATTCCAATTTATCAGACAATTAACTAGCAAATCAACTTaactaccaccaaaatatgcATCTTTCTCCTCCCATATTATGGAGGAAAAATATGATGATACTGTCTAATTGCATCAGTAACTAGCCAGGAAAGTTAATTCTTGGCTACTGATTCGCTCATTCGCAATAGCTACTGAAATGCTTACCACATTTTCTCAACTCCACATAATAAGAAATCGAACTCTAGTCCTTCTCTATCACCCAACAGATGAGGGAGAGGAGCATATCATTACAGAAGGAGAGAGATCAGAATACTCTATTAACGCTCATGTAGTGCTAGAAGATCAAATTGAGATCAGTAACATAACATCAAGAATTCAATCAAAACAGTTGGTCTACACTTCAAACTAGAGAACATCATAACAGAACAGATCAAGAAACTTAAAATCAGAAATATTAATATATACACCAATCAAAACAGTAACACCTTAGCTAAAAAATAAATAGCCCATAAAACAATACTCACTCTCAACTGATGGAAACCGAATGCAGAAAAGTTCATCCTTCAATTCCCCATCAGCAAAATCAGTGGCATGCCATACACAAGACTTATCGTTCCCGGCATGTTCCTGAGCTGACATAGTCGGCAGAACTGCAATACACAAACAGACAAaaagttattaaaaaaatgaatccAAATCAAGGCCTACCAAAATGACCGATCCAGAATCGAGAAGAAAATGTGAATAGGAGAGGATGGTAGGAAAGTACTTAGATGATTAGCACAGATCTTCAGAGTCTTCGATTGTCGCATAACCAACCGAACCTTCCCCGATTCCTTATGTTTCAAAAACTTCACTGTCCCAGCACCTCTCTCCTTCCATTGGTTCCCTTCCTTATCAAATCGGTAGAGCTTCGATTTCCTGAGAAGCCGAGTATACACATCAAAAAACATCACAGATTAACAAAGTACATTGAAATAGACGGACAAAGAGATAATCAAACAATCATGAACTAAATAAAAGCAGAGATCATCCAAAAACCCTACCaatcaaaaaccctagaagtcaacaaaagaaaaaaagttagtaGCTGAGCTTACAGATCAAGGAtggaatcttcttcttcttcgccagTGGTGACGGCGACCTCTTCGAGTCTAACAATTGGGGCGACCTGAGCTCCGGTGTCTTCGTCCTCTCCTGGAACGTTCCCCTCCTCTTCTCTACGCTCAGCATCGGAACTCGCCATTGCAGTCAATCACAAAAGCACAACACGAAAGACGGTGTTGATCAAGCGAGAGAAAGAGGGATAAGTGCTGCTTTGTTTCGTCTGGGAATAATGGAGACGAGAAGGATAAAGTTTACGAGGCGTTTTATAGGGAACATGGCAAGTGACACGGGGTCGCGGAGTAAAAACGCATACTGTAAAAAATGCTTAAAAACGAACGCGGGAGATGGTAAGAAGGAGATTTTACCGTGTGACACTGATACATGATGCTGTGACTGCTGTCAGCTGATGCAGAGTTGAAACAAAAGGTTGGATCGTaatatggcttttttttttgggaaaactaCAAGATTACCTacttttgggtttcattttaccaaattatccaaattaggtttgggtttacaaaattacccacttttgggtttgagtttacaaaactacccaatacAGTATCTCACCCTCACCCACATATATtatttgactattttacccttgccTCCATCTTCCCTTCCTTGATCAATGCCTACCCCTGATTcccttccctctcttccctgCAACCTCGGCCCTGCCCCTGTTTTGAATATGGATCCCGTCCGTTGATGCCTTTCTTGTGTGAACACAATAGCAACtccccccctcctcctcctcctcttgatTTTGAGAAAACGATCTTCGCCCAGACCACCCTTCCCTGGCTCCTCTGCATCTTCCCTATCCCTACAATTCCATCCCCTGAATCACTCAGACTTGCTCCTTGCACATCTTTGTTGTGGTTCTTGCTAGGTTCAACGATGAGGGGTCATGTGGTGGCTGCCCTGTTCGATTGAGTTGGTAATCGTGGCTTTTACGATGGTGGATGGAAAAATTAGCTGCTATGAACGCAAGCTCGAAACAAGGGGATGCCTCACAACAATTGTGTCACAATCACGTGCTCGTTACTGTCGAGCTCTATCACTTGTGAAGGATTTGCAGCTGAGTTGTTCGAGACCTATTTCTGTCGTGAAAGAGTTGGGTAGGGAGCTATTGCTGCATCCATCTTCCCTTCGAAAATGGCGTGAAAGAGTTGGGTTGGGTAGGGTGTAGAAGATGTGTTTCTCAACCTGGATGAGGGGCAGGAGGCTGGGGGCTTTGAAGTGACAAGTAGAGAGAAAGGATTGGTACCTGCCTAGTTTGGCCTCCAGCAACACCCTCCACCGCCAACCCACCAAGCTATGTGATTTTCGTTGGCCGACACCGTGAGTGCTAGACTGCCATCATCACTGCTGATCCCAACTTCATGGTAGCATTAGCTTTGAAGGAAACTGAAATGGGTGAGTGGGATTGGAAGCacaaaaattaccaaaatggaagaaaagagggcaAAGACAGGTACTTTAATAGAAGTGGGAGTGTTGATACACCATGGTAGGAATAGGAGTATGAGCACATCATGTTCATCTCTTAGGCATTGTCACAGGAGATCTTCAAGAAGTCCAATGTCCGCCCATAGTACGTACTACCCATGGCATCTAAGAGCTCTTTCAGGAAAATGGCCAGGTGGAGTGGTCTCCCTGTGGGTAAGTCACAAGGGCTAGGGAGGAAGAGACGAGAAGGGAGAGAGGATAAGAGAGAAtagggtaaaaatgtaaaaacaaaCGTACATGGTGAGAGATtgacactgttttgggtagttttgtaatacCAATCTTTGTTTTGGATGAATCTGTTGAAACAAAGATTGGATGGATAATTTAGTAAAGTGAAACGCATTTGTAGATAATCTTGTAATTTCCATTTATATTAATAGACTTTCTCCCCTGCTTGGTCAAAGGTTGCAATGATTCCTTTGAATATGAAAATTTGCGTTTTTTTTGCTGGCTTAATCTAGAGTAGAGTAAAAGGTTCCAAGTTCAGTGTTGTATCACAGGGGAGCTTTTATTTTCAGCAAGATAGCACAAAAATTCCCCtagttttcattaaaaaaacataaatggtTGCCTTATTAGCTTCATCCATACTAATCCATCGTACTGTTCCAACAATATAATATCAGTCAAGAACCATTCCGACTTAATCAGCCAAATAGTCCAACCGTGTCAATAAAGTCAGACTGTGGGACATAAAGTCTTATAAATATAAGAGATAATTATAGTGGCCTCCCCTGCAGTTTATCCTAATGTTATAATTATCCCATGTAGAACTGATAATTACATTGTACACCTTGCAGTTGACGATGTTTCAACTTCGTTAGGGACAATCCGTTATAATATGACATGGCTTGTTTACATAATTTTttaaagacaaaaatacccttgcaaCCCTACAATGAAGTTCCTTCCACTTGCAACCTTCCGATGAGCAAGAAACGCAAATGGTATGATTATTGAGACCGGATCATCTGCTCGTACGAGCAGATGAGTTAAATTGGTCCTACGCTAAATAGGTGCCATGTGTCCAACCTTCTTACGGAGGTAATCTtccattaatttatttattcaaaattttaaatctttttttgttttccctatttttgaggaatttgaaattattcagattttattaatcGTTTTT
This Macadamia integrifolia cultivar HAES 741 unplaced genomic scaffold, SCU_Mint_v3 scaffold2738, whole genome shotgun sequence DNA region includes the following protein-coding sequences:
- the LOC122067158 gene encoding ran-binding protein 1 homolog c-like, with protein sequence MASSDAERREEEGNVPGEDEDTGAQVAPIVRLEEVAVTTGEEEEDSILDLKSKLYRFDKEGNQWKERGAGTVKFLKHKESGKVRLVMRQSKTLKICANHLILPTMSAQEHAGNDKSCVWHATDFADGELKDELFCIRFPSVE